From a region of the Salvelinus namaycush isolate Seneca chromosome 40, SaNama_1.0, whole genome shotgun sequence genome:
- the LOC120033260 gene encoding leucine-rich repeat-containing protein 3-like has protein sequence MATPCPKSCHCSERNGVVVQCVSRSLDQIPPDLPEDTVTLLLSSNRISHIPNQAFKDLRRLKELDLSYNHIESIDAGAFLGVSEGLRSLDLSNNQLRSVPKEAFTKLSARIRLSNNPWHCECSLQEVLRELRLDPETVNEVSCHTSVQDEYAGRPVIQVLDSGINFCNFHHKTTDVAMFVTMFCWFAMVIAYVIYYVRHNQEDARRHMEYLKSLPSSSQISKDFDTASTVL, from the coding sequence ATGGCGACACCGTGCCCCAAGAGCTGCCACTGCTCGGAGAGGAATGGCGTGGTGGTGCAGTGCGTCTCCCGGAGCCTTGACCAGATCCCCCCGGACCTACCGGAAGACACCGTCACCCTCCTGCTCTCGTCCAACCGGATCAGCCACATCCCCAACCAGGCCTTCAAGGACCTCCGCCGCCTCAAGGAACTGGACCTGTCGTATAACCACATCGAGAGTATCGACGCAGGGGCCTTCCTGGGGGTCTCTGAGGGACTCCGCTCCCTGGACctctccaacaaccagctccgcAGCGTCCCCAAGGAGGCCTTCACCAAGCTGAGTGCCCGTATAAGACTCTCCAACAACCCCTGGCACTGCGAGTGTTCCCTCCAGGAGGTACTGAGGGAGCTGAGGCTGGACCCTGAGACGGTCAACGAGGTGAGCTGCCACACCTCTGTCCAGGACGAGTACGCCGGCCGGCCCGTCATTCAGGTCCTGGACTCTGGCATCAACTTCTGTAACTTCCACCACAAGACCACCGACGTGGCCATGTTCGTGACCATGTTCTGCTGGTTCGCCATGGTGATCGCCTACGTCATCTACTACGTCAGGCACAACCAGGAGGACGCGAGGAGACACATGGAGTACCTCAAGTCTCTACCCAGCTCCTCCCAGATCAGCAAGGACTTTGACACAGCCAGCACTGTGCTCTAG